Proteins encoded by one window of Anopheles maculipalpis chromosome 2RL, idAnoMacuDA_375_x, whole genome shotgun sequence:
- the LOC126568688 gene encoding uncharacterized protein LOC126568688, with protein MGERTQTMKGCKLEQTQAQLQPRTKAPDGGWGWMIVVAYGLANIMIVPVLQSFGLIFRDTFREIDISATKASVIINLASAVGMALGLFNGPLLRRYGFRKLAVAGGFLFSAGLMLTSSAVHFAHFIITYSIIASLGMGFCNSSFSLALNTYFVVRRNKAAGIAMTITGLGPILLPQLVSLLLGLYGARYCLLIIGALATHIIAGALLLQPVKWHTVIVPPAPTSQLNTALALSGPTMEVKSKPAMDDCNEKGNEEAQEDDELLEKCSFIDHDVDAQSVYGFELTSQIRQRESFSQPPSGGFLCNTPGIPSMQRTKSEVLAPVRRCPSETRSLKAEPTGTTGPARPLRWFQSGSAESVHLGSSLTMWDDRNSSVTLADDHFVQSDQQQRRPSQRRFSSFTNVRFSPLQKRWFEGSADTVNLGSSMKIFDERYGGGPRRGSLGSAKLPALSENQGLTDETSHLPSIVRQLENTKATSSPSSVPTVPNDAPIGEKSDGFFTKVVNTFDLTLLKDKVYLNMMLGMSIAVFAEINFSLLTPFILGDLGYSTEQIASIMSTLALADLLFRFISPFVGDFLKLSPRIMYMIALSMLIVTRFSILLARSYDEMMIVAFGLGVAKGVRSVYMSLVIPSYIPLKRLPSASSIQMTTNGIVLMTIGPCVGVLRDWTGSYSKSIILINGFTIVTLLMWSAELIYVHRLQNRAKKKIPPAEAAPTIIVS; from the exons CGGACGGAGGCTGGGGATGGATGATTGTAGTTGCCTACGGTCTGGCCAAT ATCATGATTGTACCGGTGTTGCAAAGTTTCGGCCTAATCTTCAGAGACACGTTCCGGGAGATCGACATTTCTGCCACGAAAGCATCGGTGATCATAAACCTGGCGTCGGCCGTTGGTATGGCGCTCGGTCTGTTTAATGGACCGTTGCTGCGAAGATACGGCTTCCGGAAGCTAGCTGTGGCCGGTGGGTTCCTGTTCTCAGCTGGCTTGATGCTGACATCGTCGGCCGTACATTTCGCCCATTTCATCATTACCTACAGTATTATAGCAT CTCTAGGAATGGGATTCTGCAATTCGTCCTTCTCGCTTGCGCTCAACACATACTTTGTGGTGCGTCGCAATAAGGCCGCCGGCATTGCGATGACCATCACCGGTTTGGGACCGATCCTCTTGCCCCAGCTGGTGTCCCTTCTGCTCGGTCTGTATGGTGCTCGGTACTGTCTGCTGATCATTGGAGCATTGGCCACACACATCATTGCTGGAGCTTTGTTACTACAGCCCGTCAAGTGGCATACAGTTATCGTACCACCGGCACCAACAAGCCAGCTGAATACTGCACTTGCGTTGTCTGGTCCAACGATGGAAGTGAAAAGTAAGCCAGCGATGGACGATTGTAACGAGAAAGGCAACGAGGAAGCTCAGGAAGACGATGAATTGCTGGAAAAGTGTAGTTTTATCGATCACGATGTAGATGCGCAGAGTGTGTACGGTTTTGAGCTTACCTCACAGATTCGTCAACGAGAATCGTTTTCTCAACCCCCCTCGGGAGGCTTTTTATGCAATACTCCCGGCATACCATCGATGCAACGCACAAAAAGCGAAG TTCTTGCTCCAGTTCGACGATGTCCTTCGGAAACGCGATCACTAAAAGCTGAACCAACCGGCACCACAGGCCCGGCTCGTCCTTTGCGCTGGTTTCAATCAGGCTCGGCCGAAAGTGTACATCTCGGCAGTTCCTTAACAATGTGGGACGATCGTAATTCATCCGTTACGCTGGCCGACGATCACTTTGTCCAATCGGACCAGCAACAGCGTCGTCCATCTCAGAGGCGCTTCTCGAGCTTCACTAATGTACGGTTTTCGCCGCTACAGAAGCGTTGGTTCGAAGGTTCGGCCGATACGGTCAATCTCGGCAGCTCGATGAAGATCTTCGACGAACGGTACGGCGGAGGGCCTCGTCGAGGTTCGCTTGGGAGTGCAAAACTGCCAGCCCTCAGCGAAAACCAGGGTCTCACCGATGAAACGTCCCATCTGCCGTCAATCGTACGGCAGCTCGAAAATACCAAAGCTACCTCCTCCCCGTCATCCGTACCCACGGTGCCAAATGATGCTCCCATAGGCGAAAAGTCGGACGGATTCTTTACCAAAGTGGTCAACACGTTTGACCTGACGCTGTTGAAGGATAAAGTGTACCTGAACATGATGTTGGGCATGTCAATTGCCGTGTTTGCGGAAATTAACTTCTCCCTACTGACACCATTCATTCTGGGCGATCTCGGATACAGCACGGAGCAGATCGCTTCGATCATGTCGACGCTGGCGTTGGCCGATCTGCTGTTCCGCTTCATCAGCCCGTTCGTGGGAGATTTTCTGAAGCTCAGCCCGCGCATCATGTACATGATTGCGCTGTCGATGTTGATAGTGACACGATTTAGCATCCTGCTGGCGCGATCGTACGACGAAATGATGATCGTCGCGTTCGGACTGGGTGTCGCCAAGGGTGTGCGTTCGGTGTACATGAGTTTGGTTATCCCGAGCTACATACCGCTCAAGCGGTTACCATCCGCATCGAGCATACAGATGACCACGAACGGGATCGTGCTGATGACGATCGGACCGTGTGTTGGAGTGTTGCGCGATTGGACGGGCAGCTACTCGAAAAGCATCATTCTCATCAACGGATTCACGATCGTAACGCTGCTTATGTGGAGCGCAGAGCTAATCTACGTTCATCGGCTGCAAAATCgtgccaagaagaaaataccACCCGCGGAAGCTGCACCTACGATTATCGTTTCCTGA